The Lycium ferocissimum isolate CSIRO_LF1 chromosome 1, AGI_CSIRO_Lferr_CH_V1, whole genome shotgun sequence genome includes a region encoding these proteins:
- the LOC132046790 gene encoding early light-induced protein, chloroplastic-like isoform X2 gives MTTSFAMQSMILGSPATSLSQSKNGLNQFAPSCYKPRLQKSSRLRVKCMSEESEKLEQPTSPDFTDAAATPKPTPPPIAKPSTNFIDVFSFSGPAPERINGRLAMIGFVAATGVELANGADLSAQLSSGGFSWFLGTSALLTLASLIPLFQGVTVESKSGGIMSANAEIWNGRFAMLGLVALAFTEYVKGAGLFQV, from the exons ATGACAACTTCATTTGCCATGCAATCCATGATTTTGGGAAGTCCAGCCACAAGTTTGTCACAAAGTAAAAATGGCTTGAATCAGTTTGCTCCTAGCTGTTACAAGCCACGCCTTCAGAAAAGTTCCCGTCTTCGTGTTAAGTGCATGTCTGAG GAGAGTGAGAAATTAGAGCAACCCACAAGCCCTGATTTTACTGATGCTGCTGCTACACCCAAGCCAACACCTCCTCCTATAGCAAAG CCAAGCACCAATTTCATCGACGTATTCTCATTCAGTGGGCCAGCCCCTGAGAGGATCAACGGTAGGCTAGCGATGATCGGATTTGTAGCAGCTACGGGTGTAGAACTTGCCAACGGTGCAGATTTATCTGCTCAGTTATCAAGTGGTGGATTTTCATGGTTTTTGGGAACAAGTGCTTTGCTAACTTTGGCTTCACTTATCCCATTGTTCCAAGGAGTTACTGTTGAATCCAAATCTGGTGGGATAATGAGTGCTAATGCTGAGATTTGGAATGGAAGATTTGCAATGTTGGGATTAGTTGCTTTAGCCTTTACTGAATATGTTAAAGGAGCTGGCCTCTTCCAAGTTTGA
- the LOC132046790 gene encoding early light-induced protein, chloroplastic-like isoform X1, with protein MTTSFAMQSMILGSPATSLSQSKNGLNQFAPSCYKPRLQKSSRLRVKCMSEESEKLEQPTSPDFTDAAATPKPTPPPIAKPKPSTNFIDVFSFSGPAPERINGRLAMIGFVAATGVELANGADLSAQLSSGGFSWFLGTSALLTLASLIPLFQGVTVESKSGGIMSANAEIWNGRFAMLGLVALAFTEYVKGAGLFQV; from the exons ATGACAACTTCATTTGCCATGCAATCCATGATTTTGGGAAGTCCAGCCACAAGTTTGTCACAAAGTAAAAATGGCTTGAATCAGTTTGCTCCTAGCTGTTACAAGCCACGCCTTCAGAAAAGTTCCCGTCTTCGTGTTAAGTGCATGTCTGAG GAGAGTGAGAAATTAGAGCAACCCACAAGCCCTGATTTTACTGATGCTGCTGCTACACCCAAGCCAACACCTCCTCCTATAGCAAAG CCAAAGCCAAGCACCAATTTCATCGACGTATTCTCATTCAGTGGGCCAGCCCCTGAGAGGATCAACGGTAGGCTAGCGATGATCGGATTTGTAGCAGCTACGGGTGTAGAACTTGCCAACGGTGCAGATTTATCTGCTCAGTTATCAAGTGGTGGATTTTCATGGTTTTTGGGAACAAGTGCTTTGCTAACTTTGGCTTCACTTATCCCATTGTTCCAAGGAGTTACTGTTGAATCCAAATCTGGTGGGATAATGAGTGCTAATGCTGAGATTTGGAATGGAAGATTTGCAATGTTGGGATTAGTTGCTTTAGCCTTTACTGAATATGTTAAAGGAGCTGGCCTCTTCCAAGTTTGA
- the LOC132046790 gene encoding early light-induced protein, chloroplastic-like isoform X3 — MTTSFAMQSMILGSPATSLSQSKNGLNQFAPSCYKPRLQKSSRLRVKCMSEPKPSTNFIDVFSFSGPAPERINGRLAMIGFVAATGVELANGADLSAQLSSGGFSWFLGTSALLTLASLIPLFQGVTVESKSGGIMSANAEIWNGRFAMLGLVALAFTEYVKGAGLFQV, encoded by the exons ATGACAACTTCATTTGCCATGCAATCCATGATTTTGGGAAGTCCAGCCACAAGTTTGTCACAAAGTAAAAATGGCTTGAATCAGTTTGCTCCTAGCTGTTACAAGCCACGCCTTCAGAAAAGTTCCCGTCTTCGTGTTAAGTGCATGTCTGAG CCAAAGCCAAGCACCAATTTCATCGACGTATTCTCATTCAGTGGGCCAGCCCCTGAGAGGATCAACGGTAGGCTAGCGATGATCGGATTTGTAGCAGCTACGGGTGTAGAACTTGCCAACGGTGCAGATTTATCTGCTCAGTTATCAAGTGGTGGATTTTCATGGTTTTTGGGAACAAGTGCTTTGCTAACTTTGGCTTCACTTATCCCATTGTTCCAAGGAGTTACTGTTGAATCCAAATCTGGTGGGATAATGAGTGCTAATGCTGAGATTTGGAATGGAAGATTTGCAATGTTGGGATTAGTTGCTTTAGCCTTTACTGAATATGTTAAAGGAGCTGGCCTCTTCCAAGTTTGA